Proteins from one Emys orbicularis isolate rEmyOrb1 chromosome 2, rEmyOrb1.hap1, whole genome shotgun sequence genomic window:
- the POMGNT2 gene encoding protein O-linked-mannose beta-1,4-N-acetylglucosaminyltransferase 2, with amino-acid sequence MNIAAVFNALLVSALAAVLWKYIKLREHVFEVEEELVLTRQSQELSQVQIDYHAALQALVEDGTRMVCTGRMHTDRICRFESLCYSTEAEEFVFFHSNASVMLPNLGSRRFQPALLDLSSVEDHNTQYFNFVELPVAALKFMPKPVFVPDVALITNRFNPDNLMHVFHDDLLPIFYTMQQFPDLDLESRLFFMEGWSEGLHFDLYKLLSNKQPLLREQLKTLGRLLCFTKSYVGLSKITTWYQYGFVQPQGPKANILVSGNEIRHFTKFMMEKLNVSLEESASEEYIVVFSRTINRLILNEAELILALAQEFQMKTITVSIEDHSFSHIVRLISNASMLVSMHGAQLVMSLFLPRGASVVELFPYAINPEHYTPYKTLSTLPGMDLQYIAWQNTDQENTVTFPDRPWDQGGIAHLDKAEQERIIKSKEVPRHLCCRNPEWLFRVYQDTKVDIPSLIQVIRQTVKLKPGPKKQKWTGGLYPGKVRDAKCQASVQGTSEAKLSVSWQIPWNLKYLKVREVKYEVWIQEQGENTYMPYILSHQNHTFSENIKPFTIYLVWIRCIFNKNLLGPFADVLLCST; translated from the coding sequence ATGAACATAGCAGCAGTGTTTAATGCCTTGCTAGTGTCTGCCCTTGCAGCTGTGCTGTGGAAATACATCAAGCTGCGAGAGCACGTCTTCGAGGTTGAAGAAGAGCTGGTCCTCACTCGCCAGTCCCAGGAACTCTCTCAGGTCCAGATTGACTACCATGCAGCTCTTCAGGCCCTGGTGGAGGACGGTACCAGGATGGTATGCACAGGCAGGATGCACACGGATCGCATCTGCCGCTTTGAGTCCCTCTGTTACTCCACTGAGGCAGAGGAGTTTGTCTTCTTTCACAGCAACGCGTCAGTTATGCTTCCCAACCTGGGCTCCAGGAGATTCCAGCCTGCCTTGCTTGATCTCTCCTCGGTGGAGGACCACAACACCCAATATTTCAACTTTGTGGAACTGCCAGTTGCTGCATTGAAATTCATGCCAAAGCCGGTCTTTGTGCCTGATGTGGCGCTCATCACCAACCGATTCAACCCGGACAACTTGATGCACGTCTTCCACGACGACCTCCTCCCAATCTTCTACACCATGCAGCAGTTCCCAGACTTGGATCTGGAGTCCCGACTCTTCTTCATGGAGGGGTGGAGTGAAGGCCTGCACTTCGATCTCTACAAGTTACTGAGTAACAAACAGCCACTCCTCAGAGAGCAGCTTAAAACCCTGGGCAGGCTCCTTTGTTTTACCAAATCTTATGTAGGGCTGTCCAAAATCACCACATGGTACCAATATGGATTTGTTCAGCCACAAGGACCAAAGGCAAACATCTTGGTTTCTGGCAATGAGATTAGGCATTTCACCAAGTTCATGATGGAGAAGCTGAATGTCAGCTTGGAAGAAAGTGCCAGTGAGGAGTATATTGTAGTATTCAGTCGAACAATCAACAGACTAATCCTAAATGAGGCAGAACTAATCTTGGCACTTGCCCAGGAGTTTCAGATGAAAACCATTACAGTCTCCATAGAGGACCATTCGTTTTCTCACATTGTACGTCTGATCAGCAATGCATCCATGCTGGTCAGCATGCACGGAGCCCAATTAGTGATGTCTCTCTTCCTGCCAAGAGGGGCCTCTGTCGTGGAGCTGTTTCCTTATGCGATCAACCCCGAACACTACACCCCATACAAAACACTGTCAACGCTCCCTGGCATGGATCTCCAGTACATTGCCTGGCAGAACACTGATCAGGAAAACACTGTAACCTTTCCTGACAGGCCATGGGACCAGGGAGGAATTGCTCACTTAGACAAGGCAGAGCAGGAACGCATAATAAAGAGCAAGGAGGTTCCACGCCACCTCTGCTGTCGGAACCCGGAATGGCTTTTCCGAGTCTACCAGGATACAAAAGTCGACATCCCTTCCCTTATCCAAGTGATCAGGCAAACGGTGAAATTAAAGCCTGGACCCAAGAAGCAGAAGTGGACTGGTGGTCTGTACCCTGGCAAGGTCAGGGATGCTAAGTGTCAAGCCTCTGTCCAAGGTACTAGTGAAGCGAAGCTCTCTGTGTCTTGGCAGATCCCCTGGAACCTTAAGTATCTGAAGGTCAGGGAGGTGAAATATGAAGTGTGGATACAGGAGCAAGGTGAAAACACTTACATGCCTTATATTTTGTCACACCAGAATCACACCTTTTCAGAAAACATTAAGCCATTCACGATATATCTGGTGTGGATCCGCTGCATCTTCAACAAAAATCTCCTTGGACCTTTTGCAGATGTGCTCTTGTGTAGTACGTAA